A region of the Candidatus Poribacteria bacterium genome:
GGTCGGTGCTGCCGCCGGGGCACCCTTCAGAATGGGCAGGGAGTCGAGGGAGGAGTTCAACGAGTCGCTCGCACCCCAAAAAGCGGACGGCAAAACCCAGGGCAGTTCATTGATGTTCCTGGCCAGAGACGTCGGAAGACCCGTGAAGTTCACCCCACCTCCTTGGTCTGAGAAATACCCGACCGAGGAATCACTTTACAAACGGTTCCATCATATCAGAAGGAAGGAGTTCGGTGGGTTCTGGTGGATAGAGGTCGGCTGGCCTTATAACACGATCGACCAGAACGAGGAGATAAGGGACGAGGCGTTGAGACATCTGCTGGGAGTTTGGGATCACATCAAAAACAGAGGCGATCACGGCGCTGAGAACATGGCTTTGGAGTGGATAGGGTTCATCCCCGGCAAAAGGGAGACCAGGAGGTTGGTCGGGGATTACATACTGACCGAAAACGATGTGCGCAATAACACCCCCTTCCCCGACAGGATAGCCTACGGCGGATGGTTCATCGACATACACACCATGGGCGGTATACTCGCTAAAGATCAGCCTCCGGAACCCCTTTGCGGCGATCCCGACAGATCCGATGAGCTCAGGGTAGAGCTTTACAGCATACCGTTCAGGTGCCTTTACTCCAAAAAGGTCGAAAACCTGATGATGGCCGGCAGGAACATCTCGGTCACGCATGTGGCTTTGGGGACGACCAGGCTGATGCTCACCTGCGCTGTGATGGGGCAGGCCGCCGGAACGGCTGCAGCTATGTGTGTCAGATACGGTATCACCCCGAGGGATCTCTATCAAACGAGGATCACGGAGCTTCAACAGAGGTTGCTCAAAGACGACTGTTTCATACTGGAGATGCCGAACGCCGATCCGGAGGACAAAGCCAGGGGGGCTAAGGTGACCGCCACCTCTTCCGCCCAGCTCTCCCTCGAGCCTAACGGCGGAGCGGTCGATTTGAACATCCATAGAGCTCAGATCTTCCCCGTCTCGACGGAGAGGCTCGGTTCGATAAGCTTACACCTCCTCTCATCGAGGGAGGACAGCGCTGTTTTGAAGATCGAGCTCTTGAAAGCCGGGGATATATGGCATTTCAACGGTGAATCCCAACCGTTTAAGGTCGTGGAGGTGGAGGTGCCGTCCAAATCGAGCGGATGGGTTGAGATACCGCTGGAGCTCGATGGGATCGAACCGGGGCTTTACAGGATAAACGCTCAAGCCTGTGAGGGCATTAAATGGTCCACAGCCGATCCGATGCCAGGGGTCGCCTCGATCTACCGGAGGGCGAACTGGAAACGGTGGGTCTCGAGCCGTATCAACCTCGCCATGAGGATCGATCCGCCGTCCTATCCGTTTGAGCCTGAAAATGTCGTGAACGGCGTCTCAAGGCCAGAGAAGTGGCCGAATATCTGGATATCAGATCCGGCTCGACCTTTGCCACAGAGTTTAACTCTGGAATTTGACGAGGAGATCGAGTTTGAGGAGATACACCTCACGTTCGACACGTTCTTGATGTGCGATTTCAGGGAGTTCACCCCTCTTCGGCCTCCCAAGGAGTGCGTCAGGGATTACGCCGTGATGATCAGAAGTGGGGAAGGATGGGAGACGATATTGGAGGTGGAAGGCAACTACCTCAGGAAACGGGTTCACAAATTTGAAGACAAACTGCGCTCCGATGCCATACGGGTGGAGATCAGAACCACTAACGGGGATAGATCCGCTAGGATATATGAGGTGCGGGTCTATTAACCCAAGGCCGAAGGGTAAGGGAAAAGCAACTTGGGTTATAATACCTAAAAAGGAACGAATTCGACAGGAGGTGGGGAACATGCAAAGGTATATTATCCTTGCGTTCTGCCTTCTGATACCCTGGTTCTCATCATATGCCGGGGTGGAGGAGGGGCTGGTAGGATATTGGCCGTTTGACGAAGGGAGAGGCAAGACGGTCAAAGATGCCTCAGGGAACGGTAACGACGGCAAGTTCGTCGGCAAAGTCGAGTGGGTCGATGGGGTATATGGATCAGCTCTGAAGTTCGACGGCGAAACCGGTTACGTAGCCGTTCCGGACGATAAATCGCTTGATCTGACCGAAGCGTTGACGGTCATGTTCTGGTTCAAGCCATCTGAACCGTTGACGGGACGTCGGGTGATGTCGAAGAACAACTCGTATTTCATCATGTTCGATTTCGGCGACCCGGACACCATAGAGCTGTTGGTGAAGCCGAGAAACGATTTCGTCGAATCGAAAACGAAGGAGTGGAAGATAGGGAAATGGTATCATTTCGCCGGGATTTACAACAAAGGGATCCTTCGGGTTTACATAAACGGCGAGTTGGAGGGGGAGAGGAAGGATGTCCCACCGATAGCTCCTTCCGATCTGGAGCTGTGGATAGGCGCCGATGACTTCGGCAGACCAACCGATTTCTTCCCCGGCGCCATCGATGAGGTGCGGATATACAACCGTGCGCTTTCGGCTGGCGAGATAAAGGAGGCTATGAAAGGTCCGGCGCCGGTGAGGGCTAAGGGGAAATTACCGATCGTCTGGGCTTCAGTAAAGGTTAGATGATAAAAAGGGAAAGGCGGATCGATCGGTCCGCCTTTAAAACCGGTGGGAGTATATGGAAACCGCTCCTCACTGCCACTCTCTTTATCCCTTTGAACTTCTACTGGATCATCGTCGGTGAGACCGGTCTGGTAGGTTATGCGCTGAACACCTATGCTGTGCCTTTTTACAACGTGATATTCTCCCTGCTCCTCCTCATCTCGGTCAATTCGCTTTTCGAAAAGGTTTTCAATCGGACGTTTTTCACCTCCTCCGAACTTCTCTCCTTTTACACATTTCTGAGCATGGCATGTGCTTTGCCCTCCATAACGTTCATGACCCTCCTCGTCACGACTCTGGGTCATCCGTTCTACTACGCTACGCCTGAAAACGAGTGGCAGGAGCTGTTCCTGGATAAATTGCCGAGATGGCTCTTCGTCGCCGACAGAGATGTCCTGAAAGGATATTATGAGGGGGATTCCACGTTATACACGATGGGGCACATCAGAGCTTGGATCACCCCTATCATACATTGGACGATCTTCACGGGTTTCCTCGGGCTTGTGATGTTATGCTTGAACCTTATCTTCAGGGAACAATGGGTCAAACGTGAGAGGCTCTCCTATCCTATCGCCCAACTGGCTTACAGGATCTGCACCGATCAGAGAAAGCTGTTCTCCGATAAGGCTGTGATGTTGGGGTTCTCCATATCGGCGTCCATCGATCTGATAAACGGTCTGAGCTTTCTATATCCGGTCATACCCTCTATCCCTGTGAAGCGGATCGGGGGATGGCGTGGGTTCGGTCATCTGTTCACCGAAAAACCGTGGAGCGCTATAGGTCCTATAAGCATGTCCTTTTATCCGTTCGTCATAGGGTTAGGTTTTCTAATGCCGCTCGATTTAGCTTTTTCAAGCTGGTTCTTCTTCATCTTCCATAAGATGGAGCTCGTGGCTTCATGTGCTGTGGGCATCAACGTGAGGGGTTTTCCGTTTTACGACGAACAATGTTTCGGGGCTGCTATCGGGATCTTCCTTTTCCTGCTGATAAGGGGCAGGAGATATCTGATCGAAACGTTCAGATCGGTCTATAAATTATCAACGCTCGGTCTCATCCTGGGCTTAGCGTATCTGACGTTTTTCTCCATCAGGATAGGCATGTCGCCTTGGTTGATCCCCCTTCTCTTCGGGTTTCATCTGATCATACTGATCTTCATAACCAGGATGCGGGCTGAGTTGGGTTTTCCCGTGCACGCTATGGAGAACATGTCCCCGCATAACGTCATAGTCAGGCTCATCGGCACCAGAGCACTGGGCAAGGACAACCTGATCGCCATCTCGATCTATAGATGGTTCAACAGGAGCTTCACAAGCAACCCGATGCCGCATCAGATGGAGGGTTTCAAGCTGGCGGATATGGCTGGGATCGATGTGAGGAAGCTCTCTTTAGGGATCATGAGTATGATCGTCCTCGGCTCCTTAGCGACGTTCTGGATGATCCTTCACCTTTTCTATAAGTTCGGCGCCGTGAGAGGCGGAGGGTGGGCAACGGGTTTCGGCTGGCGGGTTTTCAACGGGCTTCAAAGATGGCTGTATTATCCCAGCTCGCCGGGATACGGTCCGGCGATGGGAGTTCTGTGGGGTTTCCTCTTCTCGGTGATCTTAATGATCTTGAGGTCCAGGTTCTTCTGGTGGCCTCTTCATCCGCTCGGTTTTGTCATATCCAGCGATTGGGGGATGAGGTATCTATGGAGCTGTATGCTCATCAGCTCCACGGTGAAATGGCTCGTGTTGAGGTTCGGCGGCAGAAAAGCTTCGCATCGACTTTACTCCTTCGCCATCGGATTGATACTCGGGGATTTTACCGTCGGGGGAATCTGGAGCCTATTGGGTGTGGCGATCGGAAAACCGATGTACAACTTCTGGCCATAATAGCATATCATAATTCATGGTAGGAGGGAACGAACATGAAAATAACCTTCCCCGATTGGGGACCCGAAAGGTGGGTGGATTTCCCGCAAAACCCGCTGATAGAGCCGCCGAACGGGTATGTGATAGGCGACCCGCAGGTCATCGTCCCCGGAGAGCACGACCGTTACTGGCACATGTTCGCCTCCGGAAGGGGCGCGATCTACCGCTTCCGCTCTGAAGACGGTGTGAGGTGGGAGCTTGAGCGAACCATCACATCGTTTGCAAGATGGGCGGGGCTGGTCTATCTTCACAGGGAGGGCGGTAGATGGCACCTCTTTTACACCAGGGCGGACGAAAGCGGCTGCACGGTCATCTGCGCAAGGGAAAGCAACGACCTTGAAAACTGGGGCGATGAGAGGGTGGTTCTGAGACCGGAGCTTTCGTGGGAGAGGGAGGGAAGGCGGGTCCAGGTCAGAAACCCATGCCTGGTCAAGGTGGGGGATACCTACAGGCTCTATTACTCGGGCGGGACGGTGTGGCTTGACGACTGCGGTTACGAGGAGCCGAAGTATGTGAGTTTCGCCGAGGCAGATGAGATCTACGGACCTTACAGGAAACACGGCGAGCCGATAATTAAGCCCGACCCGAAGGTGCCATACAGGAACTTTGGCGCAGGGGCGCTAAAAGTTTTTCGCCGGGAAGGGGGGTTCATCGGGCTCAACAATGGGATCTACAGGGATGAGGAGGGTAGGAGCCGCTCGGCGATATGCCTGATGGCATCGGACGATGGGATAAAATGGACGGATGCGCCCTTCAACCCGATCATCCCTCCCACGGATGGCTGGAAGAGGGCGCTTGTGTATCAGCTTGATCTTGTGCTAAACTATCAGGGGAGGACCATCATCTACTACAACGCCAGGGATGGCTGGCGTGAGGGGAAAGAAAGGATAGGTGCATCGGAGCTCGTGAAAGTCGGTTGTATTGAGAAAGCAAACCTTGACGATATTGAAGGGATTCTCTTCGTGATTAACACGAGCAACAGGGAGGCTTACAGGAACGTGATACCGAAGGAGCATTTCAAAGAACCCGTTGTGTCCGCAGAGGAGCTCCTCGACGATTTTAAGAGGATGGAGTTTTACGTATACAAAGCTGAAGGTAGGATCGTCGGGGTTGCCGCCTTACAGGTTGAAGGTGGGAAAATCGGGAGGGTTCGATGGGTTTATGTGCTTCCGGGATACCAGAGGAAAGGGATAGGAACAGCTTTGGTGAGGCATCTGGAGCGGAAAGCTGAAGAGTTAAAACTTGAGAAGCTGTGGCTTATCGTCGTAGACGGCGCAAAGTGGGCGATTAATTTTTATGAGAAGCTTGGATATAGCTTGAAGGGAGGGATCGAACGTCCCTGGGGTTTTGATGTGATTATGGAAAAAGCTTTAACATGAAAGCGAGGTGAGAACATGGGCATTAAAGCCGGAGTTTGCACCGTGAACATCACCCCTCCCATAGGTTTCCCGATGGCGGGATACAGCGGGAGGGATAGGGGATGTGAGACGGTTGACGACGAGCTTTTCGCAAAAGCCCTTGTCCTGGACGACGGCGAGACAAAACTCGCCATCGTCACAACGGACCTCGTCGGAATCCCCTCCGACTTCGCCGGGGAGATAAAGTCGATCGTGCGGCGGAAAACCGACATCCCGGAG
Encoded here:
- a CDS encoding FAD-dependent oxidoreductase; the protein is MPDRRGIGKVIEEEYDVVVIGGGLAGVCAAIASARNEAKTVIVQDRPVFGGNSSSEIRVPPGGATNGGAWARETGIIEEIQLENLVRNHARTDSGMMNSIWDLVLYEKIRDQENLSYHLNASARGVEMEGERIKAVICEQLGSERKLRIKGRIFIDCTGDGTVGAAAGAPFRMGRESREEFNESLAPQKADGKTQGSSLMFLARDVGRPVKFTPPPWSEKYPTEESLYKRFHHIRRKEFGGFWWIEVGWPYNTIDQNEEIRDEALRHLLGVWDHIKNRGDHGAENMALEWIGFIPGKRETRRLVGDYILTENDVRNNTPFPDRIAYGGWFIDIHTMGGILAKDQPPEPLCGDPDRSDELRVELYSIPFRCLYSKKVENLMMAGRNISVTHVALGTTRLMLTCAVMGQAAGTAAAMCVRYGITPRDLYQTRITELQQRLLKDDCFILEMPNADPEDKARGAKVTATSSAQLSLEPNGGAVDLNIHRAQIFPVSTERLGSISLHLLSSREDSAVLKIELLKAGDIWHFNGESQPFKVVEVEVPSKSSGWVEIPLELDGIEPGLYRINAQACEGIKWSTADPMPGVASIYRRANWKRWVSSRINLAMRIDPPSYPFEPENVVNGVSRPEKWPNIWISDPARPLPQSLTLEFDEEIEFEEIHLTFDTFLMCDFREFTPLRPPKECVRDYAVMIRSGEGWETILEVEGNYLRKRVHKFEDKLRSDAIRVEIRTTNGDRSARIYEVRVY
- a CDS encoding LamG domain-containing protein, producing the protein MQRYIILAFCLLIPWFSSYAGVEEGLVGYWPFDEGRGKTVKDASGNGNDGKFVGKVEWVDGVYGSALKFDGETGYVAVPDDKSLDLTEALTVMFWFKPSEPLTGRRVMSKNNSYFIMFDFGDPDTIELLVKPRNDFVESKTKEWKIGKWYHFAGIYNKGILRVYINGELEGERKDVPPIAPSDLELWIGADDFGRPTDFFPGAIDEVRIYNRALSAGEIKEAMKGPAPVRAKGKLPIVWASVKVR
- a CDS encoding GNAT family N-acetyltransferase, whose translation is MKITFPDWGPERWVDFPQNPLIEPPNGYVIGDPQVIVPGEHDRYWHMFASGRGAIYRFRSEDGVRWELERTITSFARWAGLVYLHREGGRWHLFYTRADESGCTVICARESNDLENWGDERVVLRPELSWEREGRRVQVRNPCLVKVGDTYRLYYSGGTVWLDDCGYEEPKYVSFAEADEIYGPYRKHGEPIIKPDPKVPYRNFGAGALKVFRREGGFIGLNNGIYRDEEGRSRSAICLMASDDGIKWTDAPFNPIIPPTDGWKRALVYQLDLVLNYQGRTIIYYNARDGWREGKERIGASELVKVGCIEKANLDDIEGILFVINTSNREAYRNVIPKEHFKEPVVSAEELLDDFKRMEFYVYKAEGRIVGVAALQVEGGKIGRVRWVYVLPGYQRKGIGTALVRHLERKAEELKLEKLWLIVVDGAKWAINFYEKLGYSLKGGIERPWGFDVIMEKALT